The DNA region GACCTCCGTTTCCTGCGACAATTCTAGAGTCTACTAGTTTGCGGATTTATCATTATTTCCGCCATTTTGCTTCCCATAGCTTCCCCCTGGCAACGGTCCCATTTTCTTCTATCATTCTTTCCAGGATTAACTGCCATAAGGGGGGAGTCTGTGTTTCTAAGTGTGATTATACCTACATACAACCGCCTTAAAATCCTCAAAAAATGTATCCAAGCCCTAGAGAATCAGGATTTCGACCCGGACTTGATTACTGGATATGAAATAATAGTGGTAGACGATGGGTCCACTGACGAGACAGTATCCTGGTTAAACGCCCAAAAAGCCTCGTTGCCACATGTGCGTCTTTTGTGTCAGAATCATCTGGGGCCTGCTGCAGCCAGAAACCTAGGTGTGGTAAATGCTAAAGGGGATTGGATTGTTTTTATAGATAGTGACTTGGTGGTAACCCCCTCTTTTCTCCAGAGTCATGCTCAAACCCTCCTTTCCGCCCAGAAAAAACTAGGACACGATCGCATTTTCACCTATGGCTTGGTTATAAACACCTGCAACTTTGATAATCCTACCAGTGAACCTTTTAAAATTACAGACTTTTCTGCCGCCTATTTTGCTACCGGCAATGTAGCAATTGCCAAGAAGTGGCTAATCCAGGCAGGTTTGTTCGATACCAGCTTCAGGGAATATGGTTGGGAAGACTTGGAATTGGGGGTAAGATTAAAGAAGCTAGGCTTGAAATTGATTAAATGTCCTTCAGCAGTTGGTTATCATTGGCATCCCCCCTTTACTCTCCAACAAATTCCCCGGTTGATCGAAAAAGAAAAACAAAGGGGCAAAATGGCAGTACTATTCTACCAAAAACATCCCACCCTTGAAGTACGCCTTATGATTCAGATGACTTGGTTTCACCTCCTTTTGTGGGGGTTTCTCTCTTTTGGCGGCCTACTCAACGAAAATACCCTTAAACCCCTCCTCCAATGGCTTATCCACATTGGTAAACCACAACTGGCTTTAGAGATTGCCAGAATCTTCCTCAACTGGTATCAAGTCTGTGAAGTATATCGTAATTATAAAATTATTCAGGTAAAACACTGAAACTGCAAAAAAAAATAAGCAAACAGAATTTGTCCCTATAATACTCTTAGACGAAAATAAGCAAACTCAAATAACAAACATAGATAAAACAATAGGGAGGAAACCTTAATGATAGTAGTCGGTTTTATTATTGGTTTTGTGCTGGGCGCCGCCATATTATGGTTTATCAACAGGGAGAAAAAGTCTTTGCAGGAGGTAGAGGCGGAAAAACAAAAAGCCCTAAATGAGGCTGAACAAAATTTTGAAGCCCGAAAACAAGAATTAATCGCCTCTTTACGGGAAGAATACGCCGCCGAGGCCAATCAACAATTAGCTGAAGTCCAAAGGCAACTAGAAGAATATCAGAGTCAGCTTAGTGAATTGCAAGCCAATAAAACATATTTGGAATCACAAATAGAGCAGCTCCCTCAATTACAGAGTCGTATTGCCGAATTAGAAGCCCAACTTGCCAACGCCCACAATCAGTTGACTGAAAGTAATAACCGTTGTGCTTTTTTGGAGAATACCATAGCACAATTACAACAACAACTGCAAATACAACAAGAACAATTCCAACTACAAATCACCCAACTACAAGAATCCTTCCAAGCAGAGAGGGAAGAATACGAGCTACAAATTCAAAACCTAAGGGAAACCATTGCTGCCTCTAGTAACCCTCCTGTAGAAGAAATTGCTACAATGCCACCAACACCGCCGCCGATGGATGAGGAACAATATGCATCTCAGGCTACAGAAGAGATACTAGAGGAAACAGCGGAGGAAGATGCCCCCAGTTTTGCTATAGAAGCTAGTGAAGAGTCAGCCTCCGATTTCTCCCTCGAATCTCTTCCTACACCCACACAGGCAGAAGAGTCTGCTTTTGAAGAATTTGAGTCTCCTACACCCCCACCCCAGGTAGAAGAGTCTGCTTTTGAAGAATTTGAGTCTCCTCCTCAGCAGGAAGCAGAGGAATTATTGGATTTTGGCGAAGCAGAGAGTGAAAGCGAGTTTGAATTATTTACCCCAGAATCAGGGGTATCTGCCACGGCGGCTGAGGAAAGGCTGGAGGATGAATTGGATGAGGAAGACATTTTTTCCCAGCAAGCAACAACTCCCCCCACCGAAGACGAATCTGACGACTGGCCTTCCGCATCCCAACCCTCTACTTCTTCCCAAGACGATGAATTACTACTAGAGGAAACTGCTGATGAGGAGGAATTATATTTTGACTTTGAACAATCCCCCGAATCGTCTACTAGTTCGTCTAGTTCGTCTGCAGGAGAAATACCCCCCGATTTGATATTAGAAGAAGAGTCGGACGATAATGACGAGTTTGAGTTTTCCTTTGATGTAGGTGAGGGCCAAAATGATAACAATGGACACTCAGAGGAGGATTTGGACTTGGACAATCTCTTAGAAGATAAAGAAGAAAAAGAAGACAAGGAAGAGGGGGAATAAAGGGGGGTTTTTTAGGGAGACGAGTCGACAGTTGACAATTTTTTCCTGATTTTTAAACGGTTGCGACTGTCTGGGAGACGCTCATAACTCAAATCGTCTGCTATTTTCTTTAAAATCTCAATGCCTCTCCCACTATCCCTCCACTCCTCCTCCGACTCCTGCCTTATTCTAATGGATTTAAGATCAAAAGGGGAACCACAATCCCATATACTGATGGTAATTTCCTCTTGGTTTAAGTCTATTTCTATCTCTATTGGCGTGTCGGCGGGTTTATCCTTATGAGCGTGTTTCACCGCATTGGTAAACCCCTCAGCTAATGCTAGTTGACACTCCAGCCAGTCTCTCTGATCAATCCAGTTTTGCCTCATTTTGTCAAATTGAGACAAAACCTCCTCCAGACAATTTAAATCACTCCTAACCTCGAAGAAAGCCTTGTAACGAACCTTCAAAGCCAGCCAATCCCCTATTGCTCCTGTTAGTGTCTACTTCTAATTTACACCAATTTATGATAGAATCATCCCCCCTACTATCCCAGTACCTGTCCCCGTTTATTGGCTTGTGATTGTTGTACAGGTTATGAGTGAGGGTTTATAATTGTAAACCCCTACCCCTAGTACCAATATGACTTACAATTCCCCCTCTCTATTCTATAACTGGCTCAATTATAAGTGTGCTTATACCTGTTATAATCCTGATTCCTCTTCCAGTCACGCCTTGGTTTTGATTCATCCGATAGGCGTAGGATTGTCCGGTGTGTTCTGGAGAAAATTTATCCAGAAACTACAAGAATACTCCTGCTCTTTTCCCATTTATAATCCAGACTTGTTAGGCTGTGGGAATAGTGACTTGCCTCGTGCTGCTTATGACCCCAAGGATTGGGCTTCTCAGCTCAATTATTTTATTAAAAATGTTGTCAAAAAACCAGTTATTTTGGTTGTACAAGGGGGCTCTTTTCCTATTGCTATTTATCTTTGTGCCGGGGATTTAAAGTGTGAGCAAGTTGAGGGGCTAATCCTCTCCGGCCCCCCCGCTTGGAATGTCATCACCACTGCGGGAAACCCAAGAATTAGCAAATTGGTTTGGAATCTATTTTTTGACAGTCCTTTTGGTTTTCTTTTTTATCAATATGCCAAGACGAGAGGCTTTATAAAGTCCTTTTCCGAAAAACAACTATTCGCTATCCCAGAAACCGTTGATGACCAGTGGATTTCTATGTTAGAGCAGGGCGCCAAAAACGATAAAAAACGTTATGCAGTCTTCTCTTTTCTGGCTGGTTTCTGGCGGAAAAATTACGAATATTTAATCAAGCAGATTGAGAAAAAAACCTGGATTTTAATAGGGGAAAATGCTACAATAATAAGTAAGAATGCCCTTCAGGAAAGTCCGGAGGAGAAGCTAAAGATGTACACACAAAATATGAAAAACGCCGGGGGGAGAATAATAAGAGGGAAAAATGTGCTCCCCTACGAGTCTGCAGAAGATTTTGCCAAAGAAGTTATAAATTTCTACCAGGAAAACTGGGGGAAAGCATAACAAAAAATCAGAGTAGTGTGGGGCGAAAAATAAAAAAAGAAAAGGGAAAAAATGGAGTTTAAAAAGAGAGAACTGAGCAAACCCCCACCAAAGCCCCCCAGAACACTGCTATGATAAAACAAATAGTTCAAGATCTACTGAGTTCAACAGAATCTAAATGTTGCGGATAATCACGGACTACGGGGAAGCACGACAAGAATTACAAAGGATTAGCGATCGCAATTATCATGAGCACATAGAAGAAAAATGGGCTTTGGTAAGAGAAATTATCGCTACAGTGAGAAAAGAAGGCGATCGGGCTGTTCTGGCTTATACCCAAAAATTTGACGGACAACTAATCCCCCCCGAGAAATTAAAGGTAAGTGGTTCGGAAATAGATGCCGCTTATCAACAAATCTCCCCCGACTTGCTCCAAGCCATCAAACTGGCAGCCAAGAGAATTGAAGCCTTTCACCAACAAAGGGTGCCAAAGTCCTGGGTGCAATTTGCCGAGGATAATGTGGTACTAGGACGACGTTATACCCCCGTGGATAGGGCGGGATTATACGTGCCCGGGGGTAGAGCCTCTTATCCCAGTACCGTCCTAATGAACGCTATCCCGGCTAAGGTAGCACAAGTGCCTAGGATTGTTATGGTAACACCCCCTGGTACAGATGGTAAAATCAATCCTGCCGTCTTGGTGGCTGCAAGTGAGGCGGGAGTGACAGAAATATACCGAGTAGGCGGCGCTCAGGCCATTGCCGCCCTGGCCTATGGCACCGAAACTATTCCCCGGGTGGATGTGATTACTGGCCCAGGTAACATCTATGTCACCCTGGCTAAAAAGGAAGTCTATGGCCGGGTGGGCATTGACTCCTTGGCAGGACCCAGTGAAGTACTGGTAATTGCAGACCATACTGCTAATCCGGTGTATGTGGCGGCAGATTTACTGGCACAAGCGGAACATGACCCCATGGCGGCCGCAATTCTCATAACTACCTCCCCCAACCTGGCTCAACAAGTCCAGTCAGAGGTGGAAAAACAATTGGAACACCACCCCCGTCGCACCCTCACGGAAAAGGCCATTGCCCACTACGGGGTGATAATTGTTACAGAAAGTTTACAACAAGCTGCTGAATTGTCCAACCTGTTTGCCCCTGAACATCTCCAACTGGAAGTAGAATCCCCTTGGGAACTGTTGGAACATATTCGTCACGCGGGGGCAATATTCATGGGCAGTTCCTCCCCTGAGGCGGTGGGGGACTATCTGGCTGGCCCCAACCACACCCTCCCCACCTCTGGTGCCGCCCGTTATGCCTCCGCCCTGGGGGTTGAAACTTTTATGAAGTATTCAACTGTTATAGAATATAGTCCCGTAGCCCTCCAAAAGGTGTCCAAGGCAATTATAGACTTGGCTACGGCAGAGGGACTGCCCTCCCATGCAGACTCTGTGAGATACAGGCTCAAACCCTTAGAAACGGGCAATTAGAAACATGTATGACAAGAATATTTTGATTATCGGAGCCAGTGGGGGCATTGGCTCGGGTTTTGTCTCCCAACTACTCCCTAGAGAGGATACTGGGCTGTTATTTGCCACCCATCGCTCCTTTTCTGTTACACCTTCCAATTTGTCCCAACTGTTGCAACAATTCCCGGAAAAGTTGAATCTGATACCGGTAGACGTCACCAGGGAAGAAGATATAAAAAACTCTGTAGCATTAATAAAAACAAAAGTAGATAAACTTCACTTGGTAATAAACTGCGTGGGTATCCTCCATGAGGAAAAGCTGCAGCCGGAAAAAAGTCTAAAACATATCAACCCCCAAAACCTCATGCGCTATTTTGAGGTGAATACCATCCCTACTGTGTTGTGGGCAAAGCATCTACTCCCCCTGTTTAAACACCCCGAAAGAACCGTTTTTGCCGTCCTATCCGCCAAGGTGGGGAGTATTGAGGACAATAGGCTGGGGGGATGGTATGGCTATCGCGCCTCCAAGGCTGCCCTGAATATGCTGGTCAAAAATATTGCCATAGAATACAACCGAGTGACTCAAAACACCATCGTCGTCGCCCTCCACCCGGGCACCACTAATACCCGTCTATCTGCACCCTTTCAACACAGTGTGCCTCCGGAAAAACTGTTTTCCGTGGAATTGTGCACCAAACAACTACTGTCTGTCATCGAAAAACTCACCCCCTCCGCCAATGGTCACTTTCTAAGCTGGGATGGTAGTATTATCCCCTGGTGACTAGATTCTTGCCACCCCTGTCTCCCTTGCCGCTTGTTGCACGGCAGCCGCCACAGTGGGTACCACACGCGGGTCAAAAACAGAGGGGATAATATGTTCCTTGTCTAAAACACTGGGTGGCACAAGTCCAGCAATGGCCTTAGCCGCCTGCAAATACATGTCGGTGGTAAAGGCAATGGCACGACAATCCAATGCCCCTCTGAACACCCCCGGAAAAGCCAAGACGTTGTTAATCTGGTTAGGATAATCACTCCTGCCAGTAGCCACCACTGCCGCTATGTCTCGGATTAATTCCGGTTGAATCTCGGGGATGGGGTTGGCCATGGCAAACACTATTGGCTGCGCTGCCATGGTTTTAACCATCTCCGGGGTTAGAACCCCAGCAGTGCTAACACCAATGAATACATCTGCCCCTACCAAGGCGTCTGCTAGGGTGCCCTCCTGAGCCACGGCAAATAGGCGTTTTTCTTCATTCAAATCTGGGCGCCCTTTGCTGACAATCCCTCTAGAATCACATAGGATAATATTCTCACAGTGAGCCTGTTGCAGGAGACGGGCAATGGCGATGCCAGCAGCACCAGCACCGTTGATTACCACCTTCACCTTCGTCATCTCTTTGTCTACCAGTTTAAGGGAATTAATCAATGCCGCCATGGTCACAATGGCAGTACCATGTTGATCGTCGTGGAAGATGGGCACATCTAACTCCTCTTGCAGCTTTCTTTCAATCTCAAAACACTTCGGCGCGGCAATATCCTCCAAATTTACACCCCCAAAGGCAGGGATAATATTTTTCACCGTTCGGATAATCTCTTCCGCATCCTGGGTAGCAAGACATATGGGAAAAGCGTCAATATCCGCAAACTGTTTGAACAACATGGCCTTGCCTTCCATTACTGGCAACGCCGCCTCTGGCCCTAAATTCCCCAGTCCTAATACCGCACTACCGTCAGTCACAATAGCAACACTATTACCCTTGATGGTAAGGGAGAATACCTTTTCAGGAGCCTCCTCAATAGCCTTACAGATGCGTCCCACCCCTGGGGTATAAGCCATGGCCAAGTCGGCACTGGAGTTGATGGGGATGCGATTTTGAATATGAATTTTGCCCCCTCTATGAAGGTCAAAGGTGCGATCGCTTACATGCAAAACCTCTACATCCTTCAAGGCTTTAATGGCCCTAACGATCTGTTCGGCGTGTTCAGTACTAGAGGCGTCAATTTGTAACTCCCTTTTGACGGTTTTCAGGTTTCTCTCAATTAGGGATATTTGTCCTAAATTGCCCCCCGCCTCCGCTATTGCCTTGGTTACCTCCGCTAATGCCCCAGTGCGGTTTTTTAACTCCAAGCGAACTGTTAAACTAAAACTGGGACTAGGACTTAGATTCCAATCAGTCATCTTCTATTCCCCCTTTTTGTTAGCAACACGTCTCTTGAATTTTACAACTATATGCCCCCTCCGGAGCAAATGGACTGTATGTTATATAATATTCAGAGGAACCCTCCTCGAAGAGTTTTTTCCATCGGATTACGAGCAAACACAAGGAAAAGCCTGTGTATCAAATATCTGAAACCAACAACTGCCAATTGGACTTAGACGCCATCAACCAAAAACTCGCCAACGCCACCGCCAGTGAGATAGTCATCTGGGCAAAGGAAGAATTTGGCAAACACCTGGTGTTGAGCACCAGTTTTGGTATTCAATCGGCGGTGATGTTGCACCTTGTCACCCAAATCATACCAGACATCCCCGTTATCTGGATAGACACTGGTTATTTACCCAAGGAAACCTATCTGTTTGCCGAGGAATTAACCAAGAGACTCAACCTCAATCTGAAGGTATACCAGTCCGAGTTGAGCCCTGCACGGATGGAGGCCCTCTATGGTAGACTATGGGAGAAGAAAGACCTAGAATCCCTCAATCTCTACGATCGTATTAGAAAAATAGAGCCCATGCAGCGGGCCTTGAGGGAGTTGAACGCCAAAGCCTGGTTGGCAGGTTTAAGACAAAGCCAAACGGAATTCAGACAAACCCTCAATTTCGTCAACAAACAGGGTGAGCGTTATAAGATTCTACCCATCCTCCGCTGGACTTCTAAGGATGTCTACGAGTATCTGAAGAAGCACGATCTACCCTACCATCCCTACTTTGAGAGGGGATATGTTACAGTGGGGGATTGGCATTCCAGTCGTCCCCTCAGCCCCACTGATGCCCATGAGAGAGATACCCGTTTTCATGGTATCAAACAAGAATGCGGTCTACACTTGCCCACCAGCTTTGAGGAGGCTCAAAGTCTCGATTCTAGTCAGTTGTAGTCCTACAGGTGTAATTTAGATAGGGCCTGCAAAAAGGCGTCATTCTCCCTTTGATGGCCAATAGAAATCCTCAAGCCGCCACCAGTGTGTCTAATATGGATTTTATCCCTTTTTAGCCGTTCCATGACTAGTTGGTGTTTTTCTGGGTTATCCTCTCCCTGCCAACGGAGATATAGGAAATTAGCACAACTAGGCCATACCCTAAACTGTTTATACTCCCCATGACTAGTCAGAATTTGGTATACTCTTTCTCTCTCCCCTATTATTTCCCTCACCGATGGAAGTAGCAAATGACGATTTTCCATCACCAACTGAGCGGCCAATTGGGAAAATGCAGGTAGATTATAGGGAAGTCTAATTTTTTCCAACACCGCGATGACTTCAGGATGAGCGATGGCATATCCCACCCGGTGAGACGCCAGACGGAAGGCTTTGGAAAAGGTACGTAATATTAACCAGTTGGGGTGGAATGGTAGTTGTGACACCAGACTTTGTCCACTAAACTCGTAATAAGCCTCGTCTACTACTACCAGAATATCCTCGGGTAGCCCTTTCAGCCACTTGATTTCCTCCCCTGTTAAACAATTGCCAGTTGGAGAGTTGGGATGCACCACAAAAACCACCCTTACTGGTGGATAATCCCCCCCATAAACGGCTCTATTTGCCCTGTCCAAATTTATAGAAAAATCCTCCTCATTTCTCTCAACAAAAACCACATTTATTCCTAGACTTTTGGCCAGAATAGCATACATGGAAAAGGTGGGATTGGCCACTAAAACAGATCCCCTGTTGTTCAAACAGGTGGCAATCAAAACCGAGCGGATTAATTCATCAGAGCCATTGCCTACAGAAATGTTATTAGCATCAAATAATCCGGGATTACTATTCCCCTCATTTACATACTCTGCCAGAAGATTTTTTAGGGTTAAATGACCGCCGTCAGGATAACGATTAGTCTCAATATAATCCTCATAGTACTCTGCTAATTTTTCTTTTAATTCCTGGGGCAAATCATAGGGGCTCTCATTAGCATCTAAACGCACCGAATCTCTGGCGGTTTGACTGGGAGCATAGGCGGAAAGGGAAAACAAATCGTCTCTCAAAAATGACAGTTTATATTCTCTCATATTTTATCATCATTGGGGATTCCCAACAGTGGCATTCCTAACAAACAACTGAAGAAGAAACAGTGACCTTATCACGGTTTAGAAGAGGAAAATTTAAAGACTCTCTTTGGGCCAAATACAACTCGGCAACCTGGCGTGCCAAATGACGAATACGGGCAATATAACGAGTCCTTTCGGCAACAGAAATAACCCCCCTTGCATCCAACAAATTAAAACAGTGAGAGCACTTGAGTATATAGTCTAAACTGGGAACAACAAGATTCTTTTCTATCAGCTGCTTTGCCTCCTCCTCATACAAAGCAAAAAGTTTGAACAACAAGTCGGGATTGGAAGCCTCAAAATTGTAAGTGCACTGTTCAATCTCCGCCTGAAGAAAAAGGTCACCATAAGTGATTTTATCATTCCACTTAATGTCATAAATGCTGTCTACATCTTGCAAATACATAGCCAGTCTTTCTAAACCATAGGTGATTTCTATGGATACCGGCTTACAGTCAACCCCCCCACACTGCTGGAAGTAGGTAAACTGAGTAATCTCCATCCCGTCCAGCCATACTTCCCAACCCACCCCCCAGGCGCCCAAAGTGGGAGACTCCCAGTTATCCTCCACAAATCGAATATCATGCTCCTCAGGATGGATACCCAACGCCTTCAACGATTCCAGGTAAATGTCCTGAATATTGTCTGGAGAAGGCTTAATCAACACCTGATACTGGTAATAGTGTTGTACCCTATTAGGATTCTCCCCGTAACGGCCATCAGTCGGTCTTCTACAAGGTTCTATGTATGCTACAGCCCAGGGTTCAGGCCCAATGGCCCTTAGGAAAGTATGAGGGCTCATAGTGGCCGCCCCTTTTTCCGTATCATAGGGTTGGGCTATCAGACAATTCCTCCTACTCCAAAAATCATTCAAACAGGCTACGAGCTCCTGAAAAGTAATAGTCATGAACTCAATAAGATAACAGCGGGGCAGTTCCGATTATACTATCCCTCAGGGGCAAAATCAATCCGCCTCCCCCCCCCTTGTCAGTGTCGGGAAAATGTGTTATAATCCCTAAATGTCATGGTTAGGCAGGATAGCTCAGTTGGTAGAGCAGAGGACTGAAA from Geminocystis sp. M7585_C2015_104 includes:
- a CDS encoding glycosyltransferase, which encodes MFLSVIIPTYNRLKILKKCIQALENQDFDPDLITGYEIIVVDDGSTDETVSWLNAQKASLPHVRLLCQNHLGPAAARNLGVVNAKGDWIVFIDSDLVVTPSFLQSHAQTLLSAQKKLGHDRIFTYGLVINTCNFDNPTSEPFKITDFSAAYFATGNVAIAKKWLIQAGLFDTSFREYGWEDLELGVRLKKLGLKLIKCPSAVGYHWHPPFTLQQIPRLIEKEKQRGKMAVLFYQKHPTLEVRLMIQMTWFHLLLWGFLSFGGLLNENTLKPLLQWLIHIGKPQLALEIARIFLNWYQVCEVYRNYKIIQVKH
- a CDS encoding ATP-binding protein, with product MRQNWIDQRDWLECQLALAEGFTNAVKHAHKDKPADTPIEIEIDLNQEEITISIWDCGSPFDLKSIRIRQESEEEWRDSGRGIEILKKIADDLSYERLPDSRNRLKIRKKLSTVDSSP
- a CDS encoding alpha/beta hydrolase; translated protein: MTYNSPSLFYNWLNYKCAYTCYNPDSSSSHALVLIHPIGVGLSGVFWRKFIQKLQEYSCSFPIYNPDLLGCGNSDLPRAAYDPKDWASQLNYFIKNVVKKPVILVVQGGSFPIAIYLCAGDLKCEQVEGLILSGPPAWNVITTAGNPRISKLVWNLFFDSPFGFLFYQYAKTRGFIKSFSEKQLFAIPETVDDQWISMLEQGAKNDKKRYAVFSFLAGFWRKNYEYLIKQIEKKTWILIGENATIISKNALQESPEEKLKMYTQNMKNAGGRIIRGKNVLPYESAEDFAKEVINFYQENWGKA
- the hisD gene encoding histidinol dehydrogenase, producing MLRIITDYGEARQELQRISDRNYHEHIEEKWALVREIIATVRKEGDRAVLAYTQKFDGQLIPPEKLKVSGSEIDAAYQQISPDLLQAIKLAAKRIEAFHQQRVPKSWVQFAEDNVVLGRRYTPVDRAGLYVPGGRASYPSTVLMNAIPAKVAQVPRIVMVTPPGTDGKINPAVLVAASEAGVTEIYRVGGAQAIAALAYGTETIPRVDVITGPGNIYVTLAKKEVYGRVGIDSLAGPSEVLVIADHTANPVYVAADLLAQAEHDPMAAAILITTSPNLAQQVQSEVEKQLEHHPRRTLTEKAIAHYGVIIVTESLQQAAELSNLFAPEHLQLEVESPWELLEHIRHAGAIFMGSSSPEAVGDYLAGPNHTLPTSGAARYASALGVETFMKYSTVIEYSPVALQKVSKAIIDLATAEGLPSHADSVRYRLKPLETGN
- a CDS encoding SDR family NAD(P)-dependent oxidoreductase; translation: MYDKNILIIGASGGIGSGFVSQLLPREDTGLLFATHRSFSVTPSNLSQLLQQFPEKLNLIPVDVTREEDIKNSVALIKTKVDKLHLVINCVGILHEEKLQPEKSLKHINPQNLMRYFEVNTIPTVLWAKHLLPLFKHPERTVFAVLSAKVGSIEDNRLGGWYGYRASKAALNMLVKNIAIEYNRVTQNTIVVALHPGTTNTRLSAPFQHSVPPEKLFSVELCTKQLLSVIEKLTPSANGHFLSWDGSIIPW
- a CDS encoding NAD-dependent malic enzyme, which translates into the protein MTDWNLSPSPSFSLTVRLELKNRTGALAEVTKAIAEAGGNLGQISLIERNLKTVKRELQIDASSTEHAEQIVRAIKALKDVEVLHVSDRTFDLHRGGKIHIQNRIPINSSADLAMAYTPGVGRICKAIEEAPEKVFSLTIKGNSVAIVTDGSAVLGLGNLGPEAALPVMEGKAMLFKQFADIDAFPICLATQDAEEIIRTVKNIIPAFGGVNLEDIAAPKCFEIERKLQEELDVPIFHDDQHGTAIVTMAALINSLKLVDKEMTKVKVVINGAGAAGIAIARLLQQAHCENIILCDSRGIVSKGRPDLNEEKRLFAVAQEGTLADALVGADVFIGVSTAGVLTPEMVKTMAAQPIVFAMANPIPEIQPELIRDIAAVVATGRSDYPNQINNVLAFPGVFRGALDCRAIAFTTDMYLQAAKAIAGLVPPSVLDKEHIIPSVFDPRVVPTVAAAVQQAARETGVARI
- a CDS encoding phosphoadenylyl-sulfate reductase, with the translated sequence MYQISETNNCQLDLDAINQKLANATASEIVIWAKEEFGKHLVLSTSFGIQSAVMLHLVTQIIPDIPVIWIDTGYLPKETYLFAEELTKRLNLNLKVYQSELSPARMEALYGRLWEKKDLESLNLYDRIRKIEPMQRALRELNAKAWLAGLRQSQTEFRQTLNFVNKQGERYKILPILRWTSKDVYEYLKKHDLPYHPYFERGYVTVGDWHSSRPLSPTDAHERDTRFHGIKQECGLHLPTSFEEAQSLDSSQL
- a CDS encoding histidinol-phosphate transaminase; translation: MREYKLSFLRDDLFSLSAYAPSQTARDSVRLDANESPYDLPQELKEKLAEYYEDYIETNRYPDGGHLTLKNLLAEYVNEGNSNPGLFDANNISVGNGSDELIRSVLIATCLNNRGSVLVANPTFSMYAILAKSLGINVVFVERNEEDFSINLDRANRAVYGGDYPPVRVVFVVHPNSPTGNCLTGEEIKWLKGLPEDILVVVDEAYYEFSGQSLVSQLPFHPNWLILRTFSKAFRLASHRVGYAIAHPEVIAVLEKIRLPYNLPAFSQLAAQLVMENRHLLLPSVREIIGERERVYQILTSHGEYKQFRVWPSCANFLYLRWQGEDNPEKHQLVMERLKRDKIHIRHTGGGLRISIGHQRENDAFLQALSKLHL
- the glyQ gene encoding glycine--tRNA ligase subunit alpha, which translates into the protein MTITFQELVACLNDFWSRRNCLIAQPYDTEKGAATMSPHTFLRAIGPEPWAVAYIEPCRRPTDGRYGENPNRVQHYYQYQVLIKPSPDNIQDIYLESLKALGIHPEEHDIRFVEDNWESPTLGAWGVGWEVWLDGMEITQFTYFQQCGGVDCKPVSIEITYGLERLAMYLQDVDSIYDIKWNDKITYGDLFLQAEIEQCTYNFEASNPDLLFKLFALYEEEAKQLIEKNLVVPSLDYILKCSHCFNLLDARGVISVAERTRYIARIRHLARQVAELYLAQRESLNFPLLNRDKVTVSSSVVC